A genomic segment from Fibrobacter sp. UWR4 encodes:
- a CDS encoding LPP20 family lipoprotein, producing MNFVKEFFLLSTMVMLSACAGSNSDVEPAVAQSPVKKISLNSFVCPDDRGYIRGEGFGPSRDEALLSAQRQIANRIQSTVESSSNLKRVQTEDGNGTESVSSSYVIDSKVFSRLENAQDARVVGFQESEGEVGVVTCMSIEDAMSPFVQRFNLLQDSVLLKVAEYDGTEHPLKKMEAFKNTQDVYTRLQGNKNVLESFSYPHENRGEEAYASLMERYRQFKSRYAFYYNASSQDEKAVSVFARISQKYHVVAGVCQGGVLLSVNTTEPDCKDGSFGTTCSTMLTLTGTSCSGEGYFVQKTMVKGTGKYGKDEAVGRLVQNIADGEWFVLWAKVLDQWDVK from the coding sequence ATGAATTTTGTTAAGGAATTCTTTCTGCTATCTACGATGGTCATGCTCTCCGCTTGCGCAGGGAGTAATTCGGATGTCGAACCTGCAGTTGCTCAATCGCCTGTAAAGAAAATTTCCTTAAATAGTTTCGTCTGTCCCGATGATCGGGGATACATTCGCGGGGAAGGTTTTGGACCTTCTCGTGACGAGGCCTTGCTGTCCGCACAGAGACAGATTGCAAATCGCATTCAGTCTACAGTGGAGTCCAGTTCCAATCTAAAGCGTGTTCAAACGGAAGACGGAAATGGAACGGAGTCTGTCAGCTCCAGTTACGTAATTGATTCCAAGGTGTTTTCCCGATTAGAGAATGCCCAGGATGCTCGGGTGGTTGGATTTCAGGAAAGCGAAGGCGAGGTTGGCGTAGTGACTTGTATGTCCATAGAAGATGCTATGAGCCCTTTCGTCCAGAGATTCAATTTGCTTCAGGATTCTGTCCTTTTAAAGGTTGCTGAATATGATGGAACGGAACATCCCTTGAAAAAGATGGAGGCGTTTAAGAACACTCAGGATGTGTATACCCGCCTGCAGGGAAATAAGAATGTCCTGGAAAGTTTTAGCTATCCTCATGAAAATCGTGGGGAAGAAGCTTACGCCTCCTTGATGGAAAGGTATCGTCAGTTCAAGTCCCGCTATGCCTTCTATTACAATGCCTCCAGTCAGGATGAAAAGGCTGTGTCGGTGTTTGCCCGTATTTCCCAGAAGTATCATGTGGTTGCCGGTGTATGTCAGGGAGGAGTTCTTCTTTCTGTAAATACGACTGAACCTGATTGCAAGGATGGAAGTTTCGGAACAACTTGTTCTACAATGCTTACTCTGACTGGAACTTCCTGCTCTGGTGAGGGTTATTTTGTCCAGAAAACGATGGTTAAGGGGACCGGTAAGTATGGTAAGGATGAGGCTGTTGGTCGTCTTGTTCAGAACATTGCTGATGGTGAATGGTTTGTTTTGTGGGCAAAGGTCCTTGACCAGTGGGACGTTAAATGA
- a CDS encoding HAD-IA family hydrolase, protein MKFTNYIFDLGGVILDINMQNALDGFKNLGVPEEELRFDEGPTAKIMQEYQLGRLTTEDFCDAIIARSIASTKPTRQQIVDSWNSICLNIPQRKIDALRVLKTQANVFLLSNTNELHWKYCLDHWFNVGKGVYGPNNLNDCFHHVFLSQEMHLEKPDPEIFIRTFQKIFTLTTSDLPNAENTVFLDDNKANIYAAASCGISTIHVTPEYNWVTNLI, encoded by the coding sequence ATGAAGTTCACGAATTACATCTTTGACTTAGGCGGTGTCATTCTAGACATCAACATGCAGAATGCGCTGGATGGTTTTAAAAATCTTGGAGTTCCCGAAGAGGAACTGCGGTTCGACGAAGGTCCCACAGCAAAGATAATGCAGGAATACCAGCTGGGGCGCCTGACCACCGAGGATTTCTGCGACGCCATTATTGCAAGAAGCATTGCCTCGACGAAACCAACCCGCCAGCAGATTGTCGACTCCTGGAATTCCATTTGTCTGAACATACCCCAGCGAAAGATTGATGCCCTACGTGTTTTAAAAACACAAGCTAATGTATTCCTGCTGAGTAATACCAACGAACTTCACTGGAAATATTGTCTGGATCATTGGTTTAATGTTGGCAAGGGAGTCTACGGTCCCAATAACTTGAACGACTGTTTCCATCACGTTTTCCTCAGTCAGGAAATGCACCTGGAAAAGCCCGATCCGGAAATTTTCATTCGTACATTCCAGAAAATATTTACCTTAACGACCAGCGACCTTCCTAATGCGGAAAACACCGTTTTTCTAGACGACAACAAGGCGAATATTTACGCAGCAGCATCCTGCGGTATCAGCACAATCCACGTCACCCCCGAGTACAACTGGGTCACAAATTTAATCTAG
- a CDS encoding flavodoxin family protein encodes MSKVLILVGSPRVHGNTELLANAFAEGVHQQLDEAGRPRHEVEILNVARMNIAHCTGCNTCFTREGNACARRDDMDKVYAALAQAEVLVIASPVYFYGISSQMAACIDRLHTPLRNTFHIHKACLLLCGAAGLPNIFDAITTQYEMALKFFNIQDCGRVLVRNVKDKGDILNTDALESARKLGASI; translated from the coding sequence ATGAGCAAAGTTTTAATTCTCGTAGGTAGTCCTCGCGTTCACGGCAACACGGAACTTCTGGCAAATGCTTTTGCGGAAGGAGTCCATCAGCAGCTTGATGAAGCAGGCAGGCCCCGTCACGAAGTGGAAATTCTAAATGTGGCGCGTATGAATATCGCCCACTGCACCGGTTGCAACACCTGCTTTACCCGTGAAGGCAACGCCTGCGCTCGCCGCGACGACATGGACAAAGTATATGCAGCCCTTGCCCAGGCAGAAGTTCTTGTGATTGCCTCGCCGGTTTATTTCTACGGAATCAGTTCCCAGATGGCAGCCTGTATCGACCGCCTGCACACGCCTCTGCGAAACACATTCCACATCCACAAGGCCTGCCTGCTGTTGTGCGGAGCGGCGGGACTTCCCAACATTTTTGACGCCATCACCACCCAGTACGAAATGGCCCTGAAATTTTTTAATATTCAGGACTGCGGTCGCGTCCTGGTGCGAAACGTCAAGGACAAGGGAGACATTCTGAATACAGATGCACTTGAGTCCGCAAGAAAACTAGGCGCAAGTATTTAA
- the guaB gene encoding IMP dehydrogenase: MKILPEALTFDDVLLVPAASSVLPSQTDVSTQLAPNIKLNIPVISAAMDTVTTAPLAISIALQGGLGIIHKNMSVEEQAEEVRKVKRWQSGIVSNPVTLEADQPVSAAFEMRAMHKISGFPILKNGKLVGMLTSRDLRTISDFNVKIEKVMTKNPVTASPKISLAKAKEILAENRIEKLPLVDNAGNLKGLVTMTDILKRENNPSASLDKNGQLLVGAAVGTSANTLERVAALVEAGVDLLVIDTAHGHHIGVRNMVKTVRKKYPKLTICGGNVCTPEAVTELAKCGANIVKVGIGPGSICTTRIVAGVGYPQFSAVVECGKAARKAGVKIIADGGLKFSGDIVKALAAGGHAVMIGSMFAGTEEAPGEVILADGRTFKSYRGMGSLGAMAAGSADRYFQGGIKEPRKFVPEGIEGRVPYKGPLRDTIYQIIGGIHSAMGYAGAANLKELYDKATFVRITGAGLRESHPHDVTITKEAPNYRSE; this comes from the coding sequence ATGAAAATTTTGCCTGAAGCTTTAACGTTTGACGACGTTCTACTCGTTCCCGCAGCATCCTCCGTTTTGCCGTCTCAGACAGACGTGAGCACTCAGCTTGCCCCGAACATTAAGCTCAACATTCCGGTGATCAGCGCTGCTATGGATACCGTTACCACAGCTCCTCTCGCTATCTCCATTGCACTTCAGGGCGGTCTCGGCATTATCCACAAGAATATGTCCGTCGAAGAACAGGCTGAAGAAGTTCGCAAGGTCAAGCGCTGGCAGTCCGGTATCGTTAGCAATCCGGTTACCCTGGAAGCAGACCAGCCGGTTTCCGCTGCATTTGAAATGCGTGCTATGCACAAGATTAGCGGATTCCCCATTCTTAAGAATGGCAAGCTGGTGGGCATGCTCACTAGCCGCGACCTCCGCACCATCTCTGACTTCAATGTGAAGATTGAAAAGGTGATGACCAAGAACCCGGTCACCGCTTCTCCCAAGATCAGTCTTGCCAAGGCTAAGGAAATCCTGGCTGAAAATCGTATTGAAAAGCTTCCTCTCGTGGACAATGCTGGCAACCTGAAGGGCCTCGTTACCATGACCGACATTTTGAAGCGCGAAAACAATCCCTCCGCAAGCCTGGACAAGAATGGCCAGTTGCTGGTGGGTGCTGCTGTTGGTACCTCTGCCAATACCTTGGAACGCGTCGCTGCCCTCGTTGAGGCAGGCGTTGACCTGTTGGTCATCGACACCGCTCACGGTCACCACATCGGTGTTCGCAACATGGTGAAGACTGTTCGTAAGAAGTATCCGAAGCTCACCATCTGCGGTGGTAACGTTTGCACTCCGGAAGCTGTTACTGAGCTCGCCAAGTGCGGTGCTAACATCGTCAAGGTAGGTATTGGTCCTGGCTCTATCTGCACCACTCGTATCGTTGCTGGTGTTGGCTATCCGCAGTTCTCCGCAGTTGTTGAATGCGGCAAGGCTGCTCGCAAGGCTGGCGTCAAGATTATCGCTGACGGTGGTCTCAAGTTCTCTGGCGACATCGTCAAGGCTTTGGCTGCTGGCGGTCACGCTGTGATGATCGGTTCCATGTTCGCTGGTACCGAAGAAGCTCCGGGCGAAGTCATCCTGGCTGATGGCCGTACCTTCAAGAGCTATCGCGGTATGGGCTCTCTGGGCGCCATGGCTGCAGGTTCTGCAGATCGTTACTTCCAGGGTGGCATCAAGGAACCCCGCAAGTTCGTTCCGGAAGGCATCGAAGGCCGCGTTCCTTACAAGGGACCGCTCCGCGACACCATTTACCAGATCATCGGTGGTATCCACTCTGCCATGGGTTACGCAGGTGCTGCAAACCTGAAGGAACTCTACGACAAGGCTACCTTCGTCCGCATCACTGGTGCAGGTCTCCGCGAATCTCATCCTCACGATGTGACCATCACCAAGGAAGCTCCGAACTACCGTTCTGAGTAA
- a CDS encoding redoxin domain-containing protein — MRKLFCILTLAFAAFSFGAEDVPSVELKLPSAIADSLPWFAVREINDMSSPFTKVFLAREAAKAERTALVFFATWCNPCKIGIKRLAQSKAKLKEHNVNVILVNVGVRELEERKIRSWINSIDAGTFKLVIDPFKVMTEGFGLVEKSGEIALPKTLVVDEKMKPLKLLGQEGSDWPDVLWQ, encoded by the coding sequence ATGAGAAAACTGTTTTGTATTTTGACCCTGGCTTTTGCCGCATTTTCCTTTGGAGCGGAGGATGTTCCCTCTGTTGAACTGAAACTGCCTAGTGCCATTGCGGATTCATTACCGTGGTTTGCAGTCCGTGAGATCAACGATATGAGTTCTCCCTTTACCAAGGTTTTCCTTGCCAGGGAGGCGGCGAAGGCGGAACGAACGGCCCTTGTGTTTTTTGCTACTTGGTGTAATCCCTGTAAGATCGGGATTAAACGACTTGCCCAATCCAAGGCGAAACTGAAGGAGCATAACGTTAACGTAATCCTAGTGAATGTCGGAGTCCGTGAACTTGAAGAGAGAAAAATTCGCTCCTGGATAAATAGCATTGACGCAGGAACGTTTAAGTTGGTTATCGATCCGTTCAAGGTAATGACAGAAGGATTTGGACTTGTGGAAAAGTCTGGTGAAATTGCACTTCCTAAGACGCTGGTGGTGGACGAAAAAATGAAACCTCTGAAACTTTTGGGACAGGAAGGGTCCGATTGGCCGGACGTCCTGTGGCAATGA
- a CDS encoding energy transducer TonB has product MYQQNKGKSDREELLISYPLQDKSIYEYKNFISAIKKIGYTKIRLVGFNNEFDAEVYKKLQLQKYSEKQIESWESSRNECNKDWLRIVENKLMYGKRLNYQTISDPIIEPGHRSFAGVKDILVKQQRKLVAIQKKFKNKLSQLKDVKTPEHPDADAQIKVTLKFIIAPEGNISKMEIISSNSQNEEFDQCVFDEVSKWIFEKAEHPTTLTVPFKFDKD; this is encoded by the coding sequence ATGTACCAGCAAAACAAAGGCAAATCGGATCGGGAAGAACTTCTTATCTCCTACCCGCTTCAGGACAAAAGCATCTACGAATACAAAAATTTTATCAGCGCCATTAAGAAAATCGGTTACACCAAAATTCGCCTTGTAGGATTCAACAATGAATTTGATGCAGAAGTCTATAAAAAGCTTCAACTTCAAAAGTATAGCGAAAAGCAAATTGAATCCTGGGAAAGTTCAAGAAATGAATGCAACAAAGATTGGCTGAGGATTGTCGAAAACAAACTCATGTATGGAAAGCGATTAAACTATCAAACCATTAGCGATCCCATCATAGAACCAGGTCATAGATCATTTGCAGGAGTCAAAGACATTCTTGTCAAACAGCAAAGAAAGCTCGTCGCAATTCAAAAGAAATTCAAGAATAAACTATCCCAACTTAAGGATGTGAAAACTCCAGAACATCCCGATGCAGATGCGCAAATAAAAGTCACCCTTAAATTTATCATCGCTCCCGAAGGAAACATTTCCAAGATGGAGATTATTTCTTCAAATTCCCAGAACGAAGAATTTGACCAGTGTGTTTTCGACGAAGTTTCTAAATGGATTTTTGAAAAAGCGGAGCACCCCACAACATTGACTGTTCCCTTCAAATTTGACAAGGACTAA
- the htpG gene encoding molecular chaperone HtpG — MATEKMEFQTEVRDMLNLMINSLYSNKEIFLRELVSNAADALDKRRFLSLSNADLLPQGTQLRIDIDVNKDQKKLTITDNGIGMNKEDLINCLGTIARSGTKNFIKNLKDADKASVDLIGQFGVGFYSIFMVAKKVEVLTLKAGETQGYLWASEGTGEFEISECPRNEVGTKITLYLKDDEDAEDFTSEWRIKDIIKKYSGFVNYGIYFHPEPTKNDKGELEVKDEEKLNDKTALWRQSEKDVKEEEYKEFYNVICHDGGEPACWSHSHAEGSLEFWNLVYIPSKAPYNIWQNDALHGLKLYVKKTFIMDDCKDLLPPWLRFVRGVVESEDLPLNVSREILQSNKIVTNIRKHVIKKTLEALQNMSKDVDKYNAWWKELGMVLKEGFYMNWEHLDELKKLIRFESTKTEEGKLVSLQEYVDRMPEGQKEIYYLIGDKNAVKSNPMLEAFKAKGYEVLLMSDGIDEFMMSSLTEFGDKKFHDISRGDVDFEKTVEEKKAEEENKGLFKGLCENLQKVLDEDIKEVRVSSRLKDSPCCLVTSDDAMSAQMERMMKAMGQANVPKSKRILEINPTHPICEMLKAKAEAKEDLGDWPKALYGQALLAEGSPLPNPAEYVSAITKLLTAAAK, encoded by the coding sequence ATGGCAACAGAAAAAATGGAGTTCCAGACCGAAGTTCGCGACATGCTGAACCTCATGATCAACTCTCTTTATAGCAACAAGGAAATCTTCCTCCGCGAATTGGTTTCCAATGCTGCTGACGCATTGGACAAGCGTCGTTTCCTTTCTCTCTCTAACGCAGATTTGCTGCCCCAGGGCACCCAGCTCCGCATCGACATCGATGTGAACAAGGATCAGAAGAAGCTGACCATTACCGATAACGGTATCGGCATGAACAAGGAAGACTTGATCAACTGCCTGGGTACCATCGCCCGTTCCGGCACCAAGAATTTCATCAAGAACCTGAAGGATGCTGACAAGGCTAGTGTCGATCTTATCGGTCAGTTCGGTGTGGGTTTCTACTCCATCTTCATGGTGGCAAAGAAGGTTGAAGTCCTGACCCTCAAGGCTGGCGAAACCCAGGGCTACCTGTGGGCTTCCGAAGGCACCGGCGAATTCGAAATTTCCGAATGCCCCCGCAACGAAGTGGGTACCAAGATTACCCTGTACCTGAAGGACGACGAAGATGCCGAAGACTTCACCAGCGAATGGCGCATCAAGGATATCATCAAGAAGTACAGCGGTTTCGTAAACTACGGTATTTACTTCCATCCGGAGCCCACCAAGAACGACAAGGGCGAATTGGAAGTCAAGGACGAAGAAAAACTGAACGACAAGACCGCTCTCTGGCGCCAGTCCGAAAAGGACGTGAAGGAAGAAGAATACAAGGAATTCTACAACGTCATTTGCCACGACGGTGGCGAACCTGCTTGCTGGAGCCACAGCCACGCCGAAGGTTCCCTGGAATTCTGGAATCTGGTGTACATTCCTTCCAAGGCACCCTACAACATTTGGCAGAACGACGCATTGCACGGCCTGAAGCTCTATGTGAAGAAGACCTTCATCATGGACGACTGCAAGGACCTGCTTCCGCCTTGGCTCCGCTTTGTCCGCGGTGTGGTGGAATCTGAAGACTTGCCGCTGAACGTAAGCCGCGAAATTCTGCAGTCCAACAAGATCGTGACCAACATCCGTAAGCATGTCATCAAGAAGACTTTGGAAGCCTTGCAGAACATGTCCAAGGACGTGGACAAGTACAATGCCTGGTGGAAGGAACTGGGCATGGTTCTCAAGGAAGGTTTCTACATGAACTGGGAACATCTTGATGAATTGAAGAAGCTGATCCGCTTCGAAAGCACCAAGACTGAAGAAGGCAAGCTTGTTAGCCTCCAGGAATACGTGGACCGCATGCCCGAAGGCCAGAAGGAAATCTACTACCTCATTGGCGACAAGAACGCCGTGAAGTCCAACCCCATGTTGGAAGCCTTCAAGGCCAAGGGCTACGAGGTGCTTCTCATGAGCGACGGCATCGACGAATTCATGATGTCTTCTCTCACCGAATTCGGCGACAAGAAGTTCCACGACATCTCCCGCGGTGACGTTGACTTCGAAAAGACGGTCGAAGAAAAGAAGGCTGAAGAAGAAAACAAGGGTCTCTTCAAGGGTCTTTGCGAAAACCTCCAGAAGGTTCTGGACGAAGACATCAAGGAAGTCCGCGTGTCTAGCCGTCTGAAGGACAGCCCCTGCTGCCTCGTCACCAGCGACGATGCCATGAGCGCCCAGATGGAACGCATGATGAAGGCCATGGGCCAGGCCAACGTGCCCAAGTCCAAGCGTATCCTGGAAATCAACCCCACGCACCCCATCTGCGAAATGCTGAAGGCTAAGGCTGAAGCCAAGGAAGATCTGGGTGATTGGCCCAAGGCTCTCTACGGTCAGGCTCTGCTTGCCGAAGGTAGTCCGCTGCCCAACCCGGCAGAATACGTCAGCGCCATTACAAAACTGCTGACTGCCGCTGCCAAGTAA
- a CDS encoding TIGR02147 family protein — MNSIFEFSDYRDYLKLYYEEKKKEHPFFSYQMFGKKLDISPSSLFCVLEKKLHLPVRCAPAAKKCLGLTGRASQYFDLLLAASRTKRIKEKERLMAEAFQLKDIQRRTLENDELSYLRQWWTVVIRSFLQINQGKVDAENIAKHLRPQVSTDQVKDSLTLLKNLGFIRKAAHGRVKLADAHLTVSAGTEKTKAIREFQAQVMSLAKASLEEVPPKERDISTLTMAIDEDCIEDIKGMLQEFRRQIQIRIDECPTPTRVVQLNMAMFPVTQEFKGED; from the coding sequence ATGAATTCGATATTTGAATTTTCGGACTACCGTGATTACCTGAAGCTCTATTACGAGGAAAAGAAAAAAGAACATCCTTTTTTCTCTTATCAGATGTTCGGCAAGAAACTGGATATCTCGCCAAGTTCCCTTTTTTGCGTTCTAGAAAAGAAATTGCACCTTCCCGTAAGGTGCGCCCCTGCGGCCAAAAAATGCCTAGGCCTTACAGGACGGGCATCCCAGTATTTCGACCTACTGCTGGCAGCCTCCCGAACCAAAAGAATAAAGGAAAAAGAGCGGCTCATGGCCGAAGCCTTCCAGCTTAAGGACATCCAGCGTCGAACTCTGGAAAACGACGAACTTTCCTATTTAAGGCAATGGTGGACAGTAGTCATCCGTTCCTTCCTGCAAATCAACCAGGGAAAAGTGGACGCCGAAAACATCGCCAAACACCTCCGGCCCCAAGTATCCACTGATCAAGTAAAGGACAGCCTCACCTTACTTAAGAACCTCGGTTTCATCCGCAAGGCTGCCCACGGCCGCGTCAAGCTGGCAGACGCTCACTTGACCGTTAGTGCAGGAACCGAAAAAACAAAGGCCATTCGCGAATTCCAGGCGCAAGTGATGAGTCTAGCGAAGGCATCCCTTGAAGAAGTTCCACCCAAGGAAAGAGATATTTCTACATTGACCATGGCCATCGATGAAGATTGCATCGAGGACATCAAAGGCATGCTTCAAGAATTTCGCAGACAGATCCAAATACGTATTGACGAATGTCCCACGCCCACCCGCGTGGTTCAGTTGAACATGGCTATGTTCCCTGTCACCCAGGAATTTAAGGGGGAAGACTAA
- the pth gene encoding aminoacyl-tRNA hydrolase, which translates to MYLIVGLGNPGTQYSNTHHNAGFMAVEKLANSDDWKSEHKALTQKVVIGGQECLLAKPQTYMNLSGESVQALMTWYKIKPEQILVFSDDINLDVGRIRCRANGSHGGQNGLRNIIEKIGDKFPRIRFGVGKCPPKFDLSNWVLAKFPPEDRPAFDEALEKVKPLVECYFKFGMEKCMERYNGK; encoded by the coding sequence ATGTATTTGATTGTCGGTCTTGGTAATCCCGGAACACAGTATTCCAATACGCATCATAATGCTGGTTTCATGGCTGTAGAAAAACTGGCTAATTCCGATGACTGGAAATCAGAACACAAGGCCTTGACCCAGAAAGTCGTCATTGGTGGTCAGGAATGTCTGCTTGCCAAACCACAGACCTATATGAATTTGTCTGGTGAATCAGTCCAGGCTCTCATGACCTGGTACAAGATCAAGCCCGAACAAATTCTTGTTTTTAGCGATGATATTAATCTTGACGTGGGCCGTATCCGTTGTCGAGCCAATGGTAGCCATGGCGGTCAGAACGGTCTCCGTAACATTATCGAAAAGATTGGCGACAAGTTCCCGAGAATTCGTTTCGGGGTGGGCAAGTGCCCGCCCAAGTTTGACCTTTCCAACTGGGTGTTGGCTAAGTTCCCTCCAGAAGACCGCCCTGCTTTTGACGAAGCTCTTGAAAAGGTAAAACCCCTGGTGGAATGCTACTTTAAGTTCGGTATGGAAAAATGCATGGAACGATACAACGGAAAATAA